Part of the Salmo trutta chromosome 5, fSalTru1.1, whole genome shotgun sequence genome is shown below.
catcacacccattggctgtgctgctcatgcattcaatctgctcctcaaggacgaCATGGCaatgaaaacaatggatacacactaagagagccaaggaaatgtttaggtatgtgaagggtcatcaagttctcgcagcaatctacctcaccaagcaaagtgagaagaataagtgCACcgcattgaagctgcccagcaacacctgttggggtggtgttatcatgtttgacagtctccggaaactcctgaaacctatagcagtagccattgcacggattgaggaagacaatgccatcctgtctgatgttcagactctgcttgcagatgtaagagaagaaatccgtactgccctgcccacttcactgttgctccaagcagaggaaactgcagttctgaaatgcatcaaaaagtgaagacttctgcctgaagcccatacacgccgcagcatacatgttggaccccaagtatgctggcaagagcatcctgtctgatgcagagatcaacaaggcctatagtgtcatcactactgtctcgccaccttggcctggatgaggacagggttcttggcagtctggcgaagtacacttctaagcaagggctttgggatggagatgcaatatggcagtcgtgccaacatatctcatcagccacctggtggaagggactttgtggatctgaggctctttcccttgATGCCTCCATCAGCCTCCAAATCTCACCAACATCAGTCGCCTCACAGCGCatctggtccttgtttgggaacacacacaccaaagcacgcaacaggctgaccaatacaagggttgaaaaattggtggccatccgggtaaatttgaggctttttgagcctgacaatgagccatcctcaacaaggttgtaaagtgacagtgaagatgaggtctCAGAATATGATATTCAAGAGGTGGACAGTGAGGCGGTCCAGGaggaagacatggaagcctgagcggaagacaaccaaagctttagtttctaaaCTATCATTtgacagatgtatgttgaaaatgtttttgggagatgcgatggatcattcaatattcccttttgttcagtgaaatcatcccatgtgaggAGTCAACACATtttaattaaattacattttatttgatttctattggaaggatttaattatttgcaattatgtctactgaTAAGGTTAAAggtttgtttctgtctccatatgatatggtaaatatatccaatgcaaaaaaatctacatttaaatggtattaatttgaaaagtttccacctctgattattccccaaaatgtgcaacccgaGTTGGGACTAtgtcttgtggaaggatgaaatagtatgaataaattaatcaattttaacgttttaaatgaaaatgtcatcatgattttaatatgttggtaaccgTGTGTGTGAtcatgcccgagaagccggtgtttggaggatgtaTTGGCACTGCTTGCCGGCCCTCAACttaacacccgtgccaatatttCCTCGAgacaccggcttctctggcattatcacttaaatgtcTTTCTGCGAGTCTGTTGTGCGACGCACATGAACTGACGTTGCACTTGTATGCTATTCAAAACTATATGTTTACCATCAGATATAACGGCATTCTGCCTTGAGAAGTCAACTCACCAACAGCTCTTTATCTGTACagctgcctttttttttttttttcaccccaCTATGCTTCCTActagtgttttttattttatttttattttttttctctctccattcttCTCCCCTCTGCTTCCATCAGAAAACCATGAATCACAACTTTATTCATTTGGACAATTTGTCTTTTTCACTTGTAAATGTCCACACTCACCgaaaatgacattcggtagctactagctatgcttCTATGAGCTGGATTTACCTGTCTTTGGAATTAATCATTTTTCGCTTGTATGTGATTTCGCAattacttgtgctaattttgttagcattctggtaatatacggacaatgtttttttatttatttttgttttagtgcCCCCTTGTGTTCTATGCTGGTAATACCGTATTTCCCAGGATGGCAGAAGAACAGAATGatggtatgaaaatctggatacagCCCAAGCCTACACGTGACTTCCTACAGGCCGTGCCCACAGCCATTGAGGCTGCTAGCTAGGACACCGGCACACCATTTTCCAGCTCATTACTCGTTTGTCAGATTGCTATTAGGGGATTTCCAGTGCTCCCAGAGTTTTGCAGTAGCTATTTTATACATGCATAAAATTGTGCTCACCAAATTTCTCATGCATTTTTCCCCTGTTCCTACCAGGGTCCTTAATGAGCACTTACATTTTCCCTGCCCACTGACTGATAGTGTCATATTATTTAATCCCTCATGATTATTCTACTCAGTAACTAAACAAATGCAGGAGACACCCATCCTGACAACTTTTTTCTCATTCTGTGTGCTTTGCAGAGGTCCTGAAGGAGGTTGACGATGTCTACGAGCGTTACCAGGGCGAGCAGGATGCGGCACAGCGTAAGAGGCTTCAGATCCAGCTGCAGCGGGCCCTCATCAGTAGCCAGGAGCTCGGCGACGAGAAGATCCATGTGGTTACCCAGATGACCGAGCTGGTAGAGAACCGTTCCCGCCAGATGGACTCCCTCTGCCTCCAGGAGCCCAGCGAGATCAGTGAGCGGGTCATCACCGAGCGGCGCTCCAGTTCTGTCCAGGAGGCGGCGGTGTCCACCCCTGCCGAGCGTTCCTCTGCACGCCGGCCGAGACGCCAGCGCAACAGTGAGAGCCGTGACTCCAACCACACCTTGGGGAATGGAGCGGTGATGGACGACCCGGCGGATGAGCTGCCCCTGCAGCCGCGGGAGAAAAGGTCCAAGTCGGCCAAGAAGAAGAAGCGCAAGGCCAAGCAGGAGCGCGACGCCTCGCCCGTGGAGTTCACCATCGACCCCAACGAGCCCACCTACTGCCTGTGCGAGCAGGTGTCATACGGCGAGATGATCGGCTGCGATAATGACGCGTGCCCCATCGAGTGGTTCCACTTCTCCTGCGTGGGGCTCACCTACAAGCCCAAGGGGAAGTGGTTCTGTCCCAAGTGCAGAGGGGACAACGAAAAGACTATGGACAAAAACCTGGACAAGAACAAAAAGGACCGGAGGTCCAGGTAGTAGTTACAAGTCCTCCGTCCGTTGTCCCTTTCCTCTCGGAACATTGTTGAACTGAGGGTTGAGTTTACCAAAGTGATTCATTCAAGGGATGACGAAATGTCAAGTTCTGAGAGCAATTGAACACtattgaactgaactgaactgaactgcgAAGTCTGATGTTGACTGTAAGGATCCTCCGCCTAAGCTGCCATCTTCTGTCTGTATCGTGTGTTACTTAACTTCCGTTCCAACAAGTGTATTGATTAACTCGAGAAGCAAATTTTGGCTTACTTGCCCATTTGGAAATGTTTATTTGATGTAATGTATCTGAATGAATGATGTcctttttgtaaaaaaataatacattatgtTTGGCCCATTTTTCTTAGTTGAGTAAGCTTTTAGTTTCTTTTGTGTTAAAATAAGTCTGTCCCAAATCAGTGCGTCTCGATTCATGACGGGGCTAAATAGATGATTGtgcaatgttttttattttgtatggCTGACAGAGGGGTAGTTTGCGCTGTTTCTGTGAAGTGTTCATCTGAGTTGGGATTTCACACGAATTTCACATTTTAGGTTATTTTATGATTTCCCAACTGTCATTTCAATTGACCATCCACAGGTGCAGCACTCTAATTTGCTAAAAAGTGATGGTCGGTCTGGAATGGGATTTCATATTTGTGGAGACGGTCTACGTTTTCTGTATATCCATTAAAACAGTTATACTGGTGAG
Proteins encoded:
- the LOC115194095 gene encoding inhibitor of growth protein 2 isoform X1; translation: MQNIARILSPGPWRTFGVDDVQGLPKQDFSNNCGVLVLMCPLVFYAGNTVFPRMAEEQNDEVLKEVDDVYERYQGEQDAAQRKRLQIQLQRALISSQELGDEKIHVVTQMTELVENRSRQMDSLCLQEPSEISERVITERRSSSVQEAAVSTPAERSSARRPRRQRNSESRDSNHTLGNGAVMDDPADELPLQPREKRSKSAKKKKRKAKQERDASPVEFTIDPNEPTYCLCEQVSYGEMIGCDNDACPIEWFHFSCVGLTYKPKGKWFCPKCRGDNEKTMDKNLDKNKKDRRSR
- the LOC115194095 gene encoding inhibitor of growth protein 2 isoform X2 — encoded protein: MWRIIWNVLSPCLWIYKETSLCCEKLTQSIKCPLVFYAGNTVFPRMAEEQNDEVLKEVDDVYERYQGEQDAAQRKRLQIQLQRALISSQELGDEKIHVVTQMTELVENRSRQMDSLCLQEPSEISERVITERRSSSVQEAAVSTPAERSSARRPRRQRNSESRDSNHTLGNGAVMDDPADELPLQPREKRSKSAKKKKRKAKQERDASPVEFTIDPNEPTYCLCEQVSYGEMIGCDNDACPIEWFHFSCVGLTYKPKGKWFCPKCRGDNEKTMDKNLDKNKKDRRSR
- the LOC115194095 gene encoding inhibitor of growth protein 2 isoform X4, translating into MAEEQNDEVLKEVDDVYERYQGEQDAAQRKRLQIQLQRALISSQELGDEKIHVVTQMTELVENRSRQMDSLCLQEPSEISERVITERRSSSVQEAAVSTPAERSSARRPRRQRNSESRDSNHTLGNGAVMDDPADELPLQPREKRSKSAKKKKRKAKQERDASPVEFTIDPNEPTYCLCEQVSYGEMIGCDNDACPIEWFHFSCVGLTYKPKGKWFCPKCRGDNEKTMDKNLDKNKKDRRSR
- the LOC115194095 gene encoding inhibitor of growth protein 2 isoform X3 → MLGHHYPNVEKSQLVSYVEDYLECVESMPLDIQRNVSLLREIDSKYQEVLKEVDDVYERYQGEQDAAQRKRLQIQLQRALISSQELGDEKIHVVTQMTELVENRSRQMDSLCLQEPSEISERVITERRSSSVQEAAVSTPAERSSARRPRRQRNSESRDSNHTLGNGAVMDDPADELPLQPREKRSKSAKKKKRKAKQERDASPVEFTIDPNEPTYCLCEQVSYGEMIGCDNDACPIEWFHFSCVGLTYKPKGKWFCPKCRGDNEKTMDKNLDKNKKDRRSR
- the LOC115194095 gene encoding inhibitor of growth protein 2 isoform X5, with translation MNKTAKVLKEVDDVYERYQGEQDAAQRKRLQIQLQRALISSQELGDEKIHVVTQMTELVENRSRQMDSLCLQEPSEISERVITERRSSSVQEAAVSTPAERSSARRPRRQRNSESRDSNHTLGNGAVMDDPADELPLQPREKRSKSAKKKKRKAKQERDASPVEFTIDPNEPTYCLCEQVSYGEMIGCDNDACPIEWFHFSCVGLTYKPKGKWFCPKCRGDNEKTMDKNLDKNKKDRRSR